The region CCAACTGTAATTGATTGTCCTGTTGACTATGGCGAAAATGTGAAATTCTCTCAAAAAGCTGGGGATTTAATTTGTCGCATTTAGTGGACGCGGGAGATGGAGTGATGCGGGGACGCGGAGACAATGGGACGGGGTGATGCTAGGTTTTGAGTCTCAAGTTTGGTAAATCGCCTACATCTCTTCTCCGTTTCTCTCCCTCTCCCCTTCGCCGTGTCACCCTTCAACTGAGTTTGGCGATCGCCTCTTAGAAAAGATTAGGGGATGGGCGAATCGTGAAAAATGAGTGTGGACACAAGAAAATTACTGATAAAAATACTGATCCATGTACTGACAACTGCGGAGGTGGCGGATTGGCCGACTTGTTTTGCGCCTCCTTCGGTCGTCAACCCCCAGCTACAGCCAATAATGCCGACGAGTAGCCCAAAAATAATGCCCTTAACACCGATATTTAGGAGATCGCTGGGAACCAAAAATGTCTGCACAGATTCTAGAAAATGCATTGGGGCGACATTGTAAAACTGATACCCTGCAATCATGCCACCACAAATGCCAATCACTAGGGCAAAGGTGGTCAAAATCGGTAGCATCAGGCAGCTTGCGACGACTCTAGGGACAACGAGGTAATCGATGGGATTGGTACGGAGCATGAGTAGGGCATCGATTTGCTCTGTAATTTTCATGGCTCCGAGCTCCGAGGCAAAGGCTGCGCCGACCTGTCCTGAAACGATACTCGCAGTTAAAATCGGGGCTAATTCTCGGCAGAAGGCGATCGCAAAGGCACCACCGACAATGCTTTCGGCACCAAAGGAACTCAGTTCACGGGCTGTTTGAATGGTAAAAATCATGCCCCCGAAAAATGCAACGATTAAAACGGGGGGTAAGGCACCGGGGCCTGCGGCGATCATTTGTTCCCTAACGAGGGGAAAGCTAATTTTGCCATAGATAATCCGCCATAGAACCTGACCACTCATTAAAACGGCGGTGGAAATACGGGTAATCAGGGATGGCTGTAGATGCGTTTCGGGATGCCGCATGGGTAAGAGGCGATCGCCCTATAAAGGTAAATACGGAGAGCGAATACCAACAATGACATCCTAATCCTACAGTTCGAAATTAAATCCAGCTTCCTTTAAGGCTTGATACTTCTGTTCGTCGAAGGAGTAAAGTCGTGCCGCCCGGTGGGCAACACCTGTTTGCATTTCATCTAGTTTAATCAACAAATCCATTTTAAGAATTTTGCGGCGGAAATTACGCTTGTCGAGTTGTGTGCCCAATACCTGCTCGTAAAGTTTCTGCAGTTGAGTGAGGGTAAACTTTTTCGGTAATAGTTCAAAACCGATGGGCTCGTAGCGGAGCTTGCCCTGGAGTCGCTGTTGGGCGATCGCCACAATTTTGTCATGGTCAAACGCTAACGTTGGTAGCTCTTCGAGGGAATACCAAGCAACATCATCAGCATCCGTTTGGGCATTTAGCGGATGATCCGCCAAATTAATCAAAGCATAGTAGGCCACCGTAATGACGCGATCGCGGGGGTCTCGTTTGGGTTCACCGAAAGTATACAGCTGCTCTAGGAAGATTTTATCCACGCCAGTCTCCTCTTTGAGTTCCCGCAACGCCGCTTCCTCAAGGGATTCTGTTGGTTTAACAAAACCACCGGGCAACGCCCATTCCCCCTTATAGGGCTCAACACCCCGCTGGATCAACATAATTTTCAAATCATGTTCTGCATCAAGGCCGAAGACAACACAGTCAACGGTTACAGAGGGTTTTGGATAATCGTAGGTATAAGACATGGTGTAGAGATTGGAAAAATTAAAAGATTAAAAAAGTGAAACTAAAAAACTGGAAAGAAATTAGCTTGCTTGAACCTGTGGGATGAGGCTTTCTCGGTAAGTTTGCTTAAAGCCTCCTTGTCTGAGGGCTAGGAAAGCTTGGTGGTCGTCCTCTACCCAATATTCTTGCCCAAGACGGATAAAAGTGCGATCGCCCCCATGACCTGCAATCACAATGACGGGTACACGGCCTTGCTTTTTCTCACCAGCCTGCTGGGAGAGAATTTGCTTTAGACGCTGTTGGGTTGCCGACTGATTTAGCTCCGCCACAGACATCGGAATCATTAACATCCGCACCTCTTCGATGGGTTCTAAATCATCAACAATGAGCTGGACGCGGTCTTCCTTTTGTTGAACTTTACCCCACACAATGACCCGACGATCAATATTTAATAATTGCTCCACCTGTGGGTAAGTGCGCGGGAAGACAATGCCCTCCACTTGGCCTGTAATATCTTCAAATTGCACAAAGGCCATTGGTTCATTTTTTGCCTTGGTGAAGATCTTTTTCACATCCGTTAAAATGGCCACCACACTAACTTTCTGCTTCACATGGTCGCCGATCGCCGTGAGGTTAATGGGCGCTAAAATCGGGGCGATCGTGGTGCGTAGTTTTTCGAGGGGATGTTCAGACACGTAGAAGCCTAGTAACTCCTTTTCTTGGCGTAGTTTTTCTTCGAGGGTCAGGTCGGCTACCTTCGGAAAGGTCGGCGCTTCGTCAAAAGTGGTATTGTCACTGTCCTCGGCACTAGCGCCCATCATGTCAAACAGATTCGTTTGACCACTCGCCTTTTCCTTCGCTTTTTGCTGCGCCCAATTGATCATTAAATCTAGGCCTTTCAGCATTTGATGGCGGTTGTCGTGGAGCTCATCCATCGCACCACAGGTGACCAGGGTTTCTAGGGCGCGACGGTTAACGACTCTCAAATCAAGGCGAGAACAAAGGTCTGCTAAGTTCTCAAATTTTCCCGTTGCCCGTGCTTCTAGGATGGCATGGATGGCGTTTTCTCCAAGGTTTTGTACCGCAGAAAGCCCAAAACGGATGCGATCGCCGACGGGCTTAAAATCGAGATCCGAGTGGTTAATATCTGGCGGTAAAACGACAATGCCCATCTTTTCGGCATTTTCGCGATATTTACGGACTTTATCCTTGTTGCCGCTACTCGCACTGAGCAGGGCAGTCATGTACTCAACGGGATAGTTCGCCTTGAGATACGCTGTTTGATAGGTTACGTAGGCATAGGCTGTTGAGTGGGACTTATTGAAACAATTTGAGGCGAACAAACCGTTTGCTAACAAAAAATTATGATCTTTGTTAACGCCGATGTCGTAGGTTTTCGCTGTGCCAATAGAGCGTCGGCGAATGATTTTGACCAAGATTCTCTGATGGTAATGATTAGGTTTTTTACTACTTGTATTATCTAATGATGCAATCTTTTTCAGAAATTGTCTGAGATGAAATTCATAAAAGTATGAATTTAGGCCAAATGGCTTAGGAGGGTCTCTCCCATCTGCCGATATCTACGCCATTTGTCGTAGATATTTTGCCTTTTTTGCTCAAAAGTGAAGTTATTGTTAGTGTTTACTGTGGGTCGATTTAGAGTTTGTTCATTTGGCTATAGGCTGCTGCGACGGGGGCATTGGTTTGATTTTCAGAGTATTGTTGTTGTCCCCACTGGAGTAGTTTGACCGTTGTGACAATGGCGATCGCCCCAAGGAAAATAAAGGGTAAAAAAATCATAAAAAAGATCAGGGGATTGGGGTTATCCTCAGCGGTTTTTCCCTGCTGAACGAGGACGAGTTCACCGGGAGTTGTGTCGTCAATCTCTACTTCAGGCATCATGGTAGAAGTAATGACTTCTTGAGATGAATCATTCATACGTCTTATTCCATAAACCTTACAACGTACTTTGCCAGTTCACTGATGATAGCTCCCAAGCTGCGAATCGACAATCTTTGAAGGATTTTATCGTCGTGCCGGATGTCTATTCTGTTGGTCGTTTAGACCGGGATAGCGAGGGGCTATTATTGCTGACGAATGATAATGAGTTAAAGCATTATCTCTGTGAACCAAAGTTTGCCCATCCGCGTACCTATTGGGTTCAGGTGGAAAATATTCCCGATGCTGCGGCTCTAGAGCAACTGCGCCAAGGGGTTATGGTTAAAGGTGAGAAAACCCGTCCGGCGATCGCCCGTCTTTTAACGCCGGAACCGAATATTGAACCTCGCAATCCACCGATCCGTGAGCGTAAAAGTATTCCGACGGCTTGGCTGGAGCTCACGTTAACAGAAGGCAAAAATCGTCAAGTGCGTCGGATGACTGCGGCGGTGGGCTATCCCACCTTACGTTTGATTCGAGTGGCCATCGGCAAAAAGCCTCATCAATTAACGTTGGATAATTTAGTGGTTGGGGAATGGCGGTATTTAACGGCAGAAGAAATAGCAATGCTGCGATCGCCCCTAAAAAAATTATCTTTGGGTAAAACAAAAAGAAATCAGCCCAAACCCACAGGGCAAACAAAAAAAACACGAAAAAAATCAGCCACCCGCAGATCGAAGAAACGTCGATAATGCTGCGCTGGTGGCTGGGATATGAGAGGTTATCGAAAATGAAATCGAGAAAAGGCTTAGTAAGCGAGGGTCTCTAGGGTTTCCTTCAGGTAAGTACTAACTTGTTTATCGACAGTGAGCTGCTCAAGATCCATCGAACCACGGTGATCGGCATACCAGCGCTTGAAGCCGGAACTGCGGGCGATCGCCTGCTTGAGACTATCCCAGATGGCGTGATCGGGAGTCGCTTCGTTGTGGGTCGTCGTTGAGTTAGGCATTTTTCACCTCAGAAATAACGCTTAATATCCTTAATGTAACGTAATTGGATGGAGAAAGAATGGTACGAAATACACCGTTTCGCGTGACAGGCAGAGTTTGTTTGTACTATTCTATGGGTTTCTTGTTGATTTGTTGGTTTAAGGTCTTGAATTCGTGGAAATCTTAATCATCCATTTGCCACGGTTCATAGAGGTTATTTTCGTCAAAAATCTTTTTAGGGCGCATAAACAGAAGTACTTGCCCAATGATTTGTGCTGTGGGCGGCTCGGCAAACCAGCCTAGTTGCACCATGCCGTCACTGTCGGCGATCGCAAAATAACTGTTGTCATTCCACTCTAATTTGGCGCGATCAATTAAAACGAGTATGGGTTCCGGCTTACCGGGGATGGGCTGAGGCAGTTGATCCGTTTGATGGAAAAAGACAACGGGATCGACAGCCGTTAAAACAGATTGCCACTGGGGTAGGGGGACAACGGAGGTCTCAGCGGGCACTTGAACCACATTAAAAGGTTCTTGCTGCTCAATGGCATTGACCGCTGTGATCGTCTCGGCGCTCAATGGTAATGTTCCGGCGACAGGCAACAATGCAGGCACGTCGTTATCATCTTCATACCGATAAAGCGGTAGAAGGGGAGCTGCTTTTTGGGGCGCTGCTGATAGGTCGGTGAGAAGCTGTTCAACTTTTTTGCGAGCGCTATCGGAATGGGCAAACCGTAAACCTTTGGCAATGAGGCGGGTGCGGCTGGGTAAATCTTTTTTCTGTTTTGCAGCCCGCCATGCTTGGTACGCCATCGCGTCGCCGGGATGTTCGGTAAAGCCGTCGGGAATCTGGGGCAGACGCAGGAAGTGCTGCATTGCCTTAGCGAGTTCCTTCGCGTCGTCGAATTCTAAATTTTTATCTTTTGCCACCTGGGCGGCGATCGCCCGTTGTTTATTGTTCAGGATCCGTAGCTCATAGAGCACATCCGAACGGGGCCCGCGACAATATTCTAAAAGTTCAGCCGAGCCACCATTGCCTTCGATGCTTTGGTAAACCTGGGATGCCACAATGATCATATTTTGGTGGGAGCCTTGGAAACCCGTTTTCTCAAAAATTTCCATCGTGCTGTAGCCAGATTTCTGAAGCGTTTGGCAACCGATGCCCCAATCGACCCACGTGCCTTCCTTATGAAGAAGTGACCGAAATAAATCAGCCGCCGCCTCTTCTGAAAGTTTTTTACCTGCGGATTGTGGTTGTCCAATCATAAATCTGCGCAAAAATTGCGATAACGTAAAATAGTAGGTAAATCAGTATTTGGCCTATAAACTTAATCATATATCTTGATCTAGACCGTTCCCAACCGATTCTTCTCCCCAGACCCTATGAATTTTCCTGCCCGCCGGCAACCCATTCAAAGTTTTTCACAA is a window of [Limnothrix rosea] IAM M-220 DNA encoding:
- a CDS encoding RuBisCO accumulation factor 1, encoding MIGQPQSAGKKLSEEAAADLFRSLLHKEGTWVDWGIGCQTLQKSGYSTMEIFEKTGFQGSHQNMIIVASQVYQSIEGNGGSAELLEYCRGPRSDVLYELRILNNKQRAIAAQVAKDKNLEFDDAKELAKAMQHFLRLPQIPDGFTEHPGDAMAYQAWRAAKQKKDLPSRTRLIAKGLRFAHSDSARKKVEQLLTDLSAAPQKAAPLLPLYRYEDDNDVPALLPVAGTLPLSAETITAVNAIEQQEPFNVVQVPAETSVVPLPQWQSVLTAVDPVVFFHQTDQLPQPIPGKPEPILVLIDRAKLEWNDNSYFAIADSDGMVQLGWFAEPPTAQIIGQVLLFMRPKKIFDENNLYEPWQMDD
- a CDS encoding MlaE family ABC transporter permease; this translates as MRHPETHLQPSLITRISTAVLMSGQVLWRIIYGKISFPLVREQMIAAGPGALPPVLIVAFFGGMIFTIQTARELSSFGAESIVGGAFAIAFCRELAPILTASIVSGQVGAAFASELGAMKITEQIDALLMLRTNPIDYLVVPRVVASCLMLPILTTFALVIGICGGMIAGYQFYNVAPMHFLESVQTFLVPSDLLNIGVKGIIFGLLVGIIGCSWGLTTEGGAKQVGQSATSAVVSTWISIFISNFLVSTLIFHDSPIP
- a CDS encoding OB-fold nucleic acid binding domain-containing protein; the encoded protein is MVKIIRRRSIGTAKTYDIGVNKDHNFLLANGLFASNCFNKSHSTAYAYVTYQTAYLKANYPVEYMTALLSASSGNKDKVRKYRENAEKMGIVVLPPDINHSDLDFKPVGDRIRFGLSAVQNLGENAIHAILEARATGKFENLADLCSRLDLRVVNRRALETLVTCGAMDELHDNRHQMLKGLDLMINWAQQKAKEKASGQTNLFDMMGASAEDSDNTTFDEAPTFPKVADLTLEEKLRQEKELLGFYVSEHPLEKLRTTIAPILAPINLTAIGDHVKQKVSVVAILTDVKKIFTKAKNEPMAFVQFEDITGQVEGIVFPRTYPQVEQLLNIDRRVIVWGKVQQKEDRVQLIVDDLEPIEEVRMLMIPMSVAELNQSATQQRLKQILSQQAGEKKQGRVPVIVIAGHGGDRTFIRLGQEYWVEDDHQAFLALRQGGFKQTYRESLIPQVQAS
- a CDS encoding NUDIX hydrolase → MSYTYDYPKPSVTVDCVVFGLDAEHDLKIMLIQRGVEPYKGEWALPGGFVKPTESLEEAALRELKEETGVDKIFLEQLYTFGEPKRDPRDRVITVAYYALINLADHPLNAQTDADDVAWYSLEELPTLAFDHDKIVAIAQQRLQGKLRYEPIGFELLPKKFTLTQLQKLYEQVLGTQLDKRNFRRKILKMDLLIKLDEMQTGVAHRAARLYSFDEQKYQALKEAGFNFEL